In one Candidatus Melainabacteria bacterium RIFOXYA2_FULL_32_9 genomic region, the following are encoded:
- a CDS encoding S-methyl-5-thioribose-1-phosphate isomerase has product MESNVRTIEWHKNHVKLIDQTKLPYEFEIVEVKNSQDMGIAIKDMLVRGAPAIGVAGAFGIALGAMELSHINNKGDFIQGLEKIGEYLKSTRPTAVNLMWAVDRQLNFAKTLDSENINFIVSALIENAIKIHDEDIEINKKIGKNGAELVPEGATILTHCNAGALATAGYGTALGVVRAAYEKDPTIRVFADETRPRQQGAKLTTWELIMDNIPVTLITDGMCGFFMSKDMIDFVVVGADRIAANGDTANKIGTYNVAIVAKEHNIPFYVAAPLSTIDTSISSGNEIPIEERGWEEVTHINGERICPEGVNIINPAFDVTPXXXIFGIITEVGVLRPDYKESIKKAFTEF; this is encoded by the coding sequence ATGGAATCAAATGTTAGAACTATTGAATGGCATAAAAATCACGTTAAGCTAATTGATCAGACTAAATTACCATATGAATTTGAAATAGTTGAGGTAAAAAACTCTCAGGATATGGGTATAGCTATTAAAGATATGCTTGTAAGGGGTGCACCAGCTATTGGAGTCGCTGGGGCTTTTGGTATTGCACTTGGAGCTATGGAGTTATCTCATATTAATAATAAAGGTGATTTTATTCAAGGGTTGGAAAAAATTGGAGAATACTTAAAGTCCACACGTCCAACAGCAGTAAATTTAATGTGGGCTGTAGATAGACAGCTTAATTTTGCTAAAACATTGGATTCAGAAAATATTAACTTTATCGTAAGTGCCTTAATAGAAAATGCTATAAAAATACACGATGAAGATATAGAAATCAATAAGAAAATCGGTAAAAATGGAGCAGAACTAGTACCTGAAGGCGCTACAATTCTTACTCATTGTAATGCCGGAGCTTTAGCTACAGCAGGATATGGTACTGCCCTTGGAGTAGTTCGTGCTGCTTATGAAAAAGACCCAACTATTCGTGTTTTTGCAGATGAAACCAGACCACGCCAACAAGGCGCAAAACTTACCACCTGGGAATTAATAATGGATAATATTCCTGTTACTCTAATCACAGATGGAATGTGTGGTTTCTTTATGTCAAAGGATATGATTGACTTTGTTGTGGTTGGTGCAGATAGAATTGCTGCAAATGGAGATACCGCAAATAAAATAGGAACGTACAATGTAGCAATAGTAGCAAAAGAACATAATATTCCTTTCTACGTTGCAGCTCCTCTTTCTACAATTGATACATCTATCTCCTCAGGCAATGAAATTCCTATAGAAGAAAGGGGATGGGAAGAAGTTACTCATATAAACGGTGAAAGAATTTGTCCTGAAGGAGTAAACATAATAAATCCAGCTTTTGACGTTACTCCGNNNNNNNNNATTTTCGGAATTATAACCGAAGTTGGCGTCTTAAGACCTGATTATAAAGAATCAATTAAAAAAGCTTTTACTGAATTTTAG